From Thermoflavifilum aggregans, a single genomic window includes:
- a CDS encoding YceI family protein produces the protein MTFLFHEAFCLGLALLLGFSPQHPHESVTTRPVTDILICRNAHISFYSPAPIEDIRAETDQAVSALNSATGSLYFKVMIRSFTFRRSLMQEHFNEDFMESDQYPYAEFKGNVLQMPDLSKDGNYTVQVQGTLTIHGLSKNYTVPATLSVKNKQVSGHAVFNVKLADHHIQIPRLLMKDIAEQVQVTVDAVYQVDNSSSAGTGA, from the coding sequence ATGACGTTTCTGTTTCATGAAGCCTTTTGTCTGGGTTTGGCATTGCTGCTGGGTTTTTCTCCCCAGCATCCCCATGAATCTGTGACCACCAGACCTGTCACCGATATTCTGATCTGCCGCAATGCCCATATTTCCTTCTACTCGCCTGCACCCATCGAAGATATCCGGGCCGAAACTGATCAGGCTGTTTCTGCATTAAACAGTGCAACCGGCAGTCTGTACTTCAAAGTCATGATTCGCAGTTTTACTTTCCGGAGGAGTTTGATGCAGGAACATTTCAATGAAGATTTCATGGAAAGTGATCAATATCCCTATGCCGAATTCAAAGGCAATGTGCTACAAATGCCCGATCTGAGTAAAGATGGCAATTATACCGTGCAGGTGCAGGGCACATTGACCATCCATGGTTTAAGCAAAAACTATACGGTACCGGCTACACTCAGTGTAAAAAACAAACAAGTGAGCGGCCATGCGGTTTTTAACGTGAAGCTGGCCGATCATCATATTCAGATTCCCCGGTTGCTGATGAAAGATATTGCCGAACAGGTACAGGTAACTGTAGATGCCGTATATCAGGTTGATAACTCCTCATCAGCCGGTACGGGTGCCTAA
- a CDS encoding RNA polymerase sigma factor: MEEQSNNLVPLTDEQLASLLEGCRKGISASQQQLYEQFCRYAMAICLRYAHQEDEARQVMNDGFVKVFTHLHQFRPEKQHQHLVVSFKSWIKKIMIYTAIDYFRANRKHQHEEVDHALMYKADPQATPLDKLSHEELMKMVQMLSPAYRMVFNMFVIDGYSHEEIARQLGISVGTSKSNLAKAREKLRKMLLSRYAELYSRYER; this comes from the coding sequence GTGGAAGAGCAAAGCAACAACCTGGTGCCGCTTACGGATGAACAACTTGCTTCCCTGCTGGAAGGATGCAGAAAGGGCATATCTGCCAGTCAGCAACAACTGTACGAACAATTTTGCAGATATGCAATGGCTATTTGTTTGCGGTATGCCCATCAGGAAGATGAAGCCCGGCAGGTGATGAACGATGGCTTTGTGAAGGTTTTTACGCATTTGCATCAGTTCCGGCCCGAGAAACAGCATCAGCACCTGGTGGTAAGTTTCAAAAGCTGGATCAAAAAAATCATGATTTATACGGCCATCGATTATTTCCGCGCCAACCGAAAACACCAGCATGAAGAGGTAGATCATGCCCTGATGTATAAGGCCGATCCGCAAGCCACCCCGCTGGATAAGCTGAGCCATGAAGAACTGATGAAAATGGTACAAATGCTTTCACCGGCTTACAGAATGGTGTTTAACATGTTTGTGATTGATGGTTATTCGCATGAAGAAATTGCCCGCCAGCTAGGGATTTCGGTTGGGACATCCAAATCCAATCTTGCCAAAGCCCGTGAAAAATTACGCAAAATGTTGCTCTCAAGATATGCAGAACTTTACTCCAGATATGAACGATGA
- the bcp gene encoding thioredoxin-dependent thiol peroxidase encodes MATLQEGDKAPDFTGIDQHGRTVKLSDYRGKKVVLYFYPKDLTPGCTAQACSLRDHYDQLRNLGLEVIGVSTDSVKSHQKFEEKYQLPFTLIADTDKQIVQAYGVYGQKKFMGKSFLGTTRTTFIINEEGIIEKIIRKPNTARHAQEVMAAVGHT; translated from the coding sequence ATGGCTACTTTGCAGGAAGGCGATAAAGCGCCGGATTTTACCGGAATTGATCAACACGGCCGCACCGTGAAGCTTTCTGATTACAGGGGCAAAAAGGTGGTGTTGTATTTTTATCCGAAGGATCTTACGCCCGGTTGTACCGCACAGGCTTGCAGTCTGCGCGATCATTATGACCAGCTCCGAAACCTGGGACTGGAAGTAATCGGGGTAAGCACTGATTCGGTGAAAAGTCATCAGAAGTTTGAAGAAAAATACCAGTTGCCCTTTACCCTGATTGCCGATACCGACAAACAAATTGTGCAGGCCTACGGTGTATACGGGCAGAAAAAATTCATGGGAAAATCGTTTTTAGGTACCACCCGCACTACTTTTATCATCAACGAAGAGGGCATCATTGAAAAAATCATCCGAAAGCCCAATACGGCCCGTCACGCACAGGAAGTAATGGCTGCTGTTGGCCATACCTGA